Proteins encoded together in one Desulfuromonas sp. window:
- a CDS encoding (p)ppGpp synthetase encodes MSRTRAIYDRQLPNLEGALHSLYQEIRRLLERHDFTPTIKYRVKRFDAYFDKLRKNRLRGTGRGNRSLGDFFALRIICPFLEDIETVERILIANYDVIETERKSTQHSFREFGYDSVHLMIKPKQQMIKAKLPGVRNVCEVQLRTILQDAWAEVEHELVYKSDISLPKESIRRKLASLNATLNLSDLIFQEIRDYQNEIRQHGRMRRSSVLEETLNLDLINIDPPLQNGPKPIASTLKSRLEKTMLRALEAHSSNDFDTAIELYGAILGMRIETPIRALVYNHRGMAFFAQGNHSRALRDFNQAIRYDPTSSRSLCNRGLCNRILKRYDKALEDFETALEIDPVNADCYFGRAQTYLDTGQPELAKNDCRKVLEINPEHQAAHDLLNRAEPPDLS; translated from the coding sequence ATGAGCAGAACCAGGGCTATCTATGATCGCCAGTTGCCCAACCTGGAAGGGGCGTTGCATTCGCTTTACCAGGAGATCAGGCGCCTTCTTGAACGACACGATTTCACCCCGACGATCAAGTACCGGGTCAAGCGCTTTGATGCCTATTTCGACAAGTTGAGAAAAAATCGTCTGCGCGGCACCGGTCGCGGCAATCGATCACTCGGGGATTTTTTCGCCCTGCGCATCATTTGCCCGTTTCTCGAAGACATCGAAACAGTCGAGCGGATTCTCATCGCCAATTATGACGTGATTGAAACTGAGCGGAAATCGACTCAACACTCATTTCGTGAATTCGGTTATGACTCGGTTCATTTGATGATCAAACCGAAACAGCAGATGATCAAGGCTAAACTGCCCGGAGTACGCAACGTCTGCGAAGTCCAGCTCCGGACCATCCTGCAGGATGCCTGGGCTGAAGTCGAGCATGAGCTGGTTTACAAATCGGACATCTCCCTGCCAAAGGAATCGATCCGGCGCAAGCTGGCCTCACTGAATGCTACGCTGAATCTGTCCGATCTGATCTTTCAGGAGATCCGGGATTACCAGAATGAAATCCGTCAGCATGGACGTATGCGCCGGAGTTCGGTCCTTGAAGAGACGTTGAATCTCGATCTGATCAATATTGATCCGCCATTACAGAACGGACCCAAGCCGATCGCGTCGACCCTTAAAAGCCGCCTTGAAAAGACCATGTTGCGCGCCCTTGAAGCCCACAGCAGTAACGACTTCGATACGGCGATCGAGCTTTATGGAGCTATTCTCGGTATGCGGATCGAGACACCGATCAGGGCTCTGGTCTACAACCATCGCGGCATGGCCTTTTTTGCCCAGGGCAATCATTCGCGGGCGTTACGCGATTTCAACCAGGCGATCCGGTATGACCCGACGAGTTCACGAAGTTTATGCAATCGCGGGTTGTGCAACCGGATACTTAAACGTTATGACAAGGCACTGGAGGATTTTGAAACGGCCCTCGAAATCGATCCGGTCAACGCCGATTGTTATTTCGGCCGCGCCCAGACCTACCTTGATACAGGGCAACCGGAACTGGCCAAAAACGACTGCCGTAAAGTGCTGGAGATCAACCCGGAGCATCAGGCGGCCCACGACCTGCTCAACCGAGCCGAACCCCCTGATTTATCATAA
- a CDS encoding GTPase-activating protein: MILLPRGNPVREKVNPGKINMPDALGKLQKSGFTGYLRFEAAAGTGVIIFSSGKLISALYEETNDRLIAYDAIARIFELSLSGLLILDIYKLSTELAMSIHALLHGNILYKGQELKLIDIKALLGKLKQDKMSGCLRIYNDEKIALIFYKDGNPLGFFHDGSTDIETKADDSMSVAKLPGAKVDVLSSGGADEIDLADLMASADLSALWKKAHEMIAKNKKNQQQEQNRDKEMEQKNRRIRLQSMLRSAAEKHIGKIGIQLVDKEMEKHIPENGEWTDAMFSQLLDDLSRAAKMVAGPSAIKSMIEDMQKIARSIS; the protein is encoded by the coding sequence ATGATTCTCTTGCCCCGCGGAAATCCTGTCCGGGAAAAAGTCAACCCCGGAAAAATCAATATGCCTGACGCTCTCGGCAAACTGCAGAAGAGTGGCTTTACCGGTTATCTCCGGTTTGAGGCTGCCGCCGGCACCGGGGTTATTATCTTCAGCTCCGGTAAATTGATCAGTGCACTGTACGAGGAGACCAACGATCGTCTGATTGCTTACGACGCGATCGCCCGCATTTTTGAACTCTCCCTCTCCGGATTGTTGATTCTCGATATCTACAAGCTGTCGACAGAACTCGCCATGAGTATCCATGCCCTGTTGCACGGAAACATCCTGTATAAAGGTCAGGAGCTTAAGTTGATTGATATCAAGGCGCTGCTCGGCAAGCTCAAGCAAGACAAGATGAGCGGCTGCCTGCGGATCTACAACGACGAAAAGATCGCTCTGATTTTCTACAAGGATGGTAATCCGCTCGGCTTTTTCCATGACGGCTCGACCGATATCGAGACCAAGGCCGACGATTCGATGTCGGTGGCCAAATTGCCGGGAGCCAAAGTCGATGTTCTGAGCTCCGGCGGCGCTGATGAGATTGACCTGGCTGACCTGATGGCATCGGCTGACCTGTCGGCGCTCTGGAAAAAAGCTCACGAAATGATTGCCAAGAACAAGAAAAACCAGCAACAGGAACAGAATCGCGACAAGGAAATGGAACAGAAAAATCGTCGCATCCGTTTACAATCGATGCTGCGCAGTGCCGCCGAGAAGCATATTGGCAAGATCGGTATCCAACTGGTCGACAAGGAGATGGAAAAGCACATTCCTGAAAATGGCGAATGGACTGATGCCATGTTCAGTCAACTGCTTGACGATCTTTCCCGGGCTGCCAAAATGGTTGCCGGTCCTTCGGCTATTAAATCGATGATTGAAGATATGCAGAAAATTGCCCGCTCCATTTCGTAG
- a CDS encoding ABC transporter ATP-binding protein — MLQLRGIIKDFADRRIFAGIDWHIRPHDRIGLCGDNGAGKSTLLKLLCGRVDTDGGMVQVAKGTTFGYLPQEGLLHKGQSLFSEAHSALSELLSIQQELRHLETAISERNDKDDLERYAELQEIFEKRGGYTMESEVGKVLTGLGFSSADFEKPCEQFSGGWQMRIALAKLLLQRPNLLLLDEPTNHLDLPARDWLEDYLLAYPHAVVLVSHDRFFLDKVVGRIVEVWNGTLTEYPGNYSRYLTARDERIRALRDAKKQQDDEIAKTEAFINRFRYQANKASLVQSRVKKLEKIERIELPPERKRIAFDFPPPPKGGRMAVELSKAGQRYGDLQVLEDVDVLIEQNERVALVGPNGAGKSTLMRLLAGIEAPDRGERKEGHNLHQAYFAQDQAEELNRDNDVLAEISADAPFAMVPKLRNILGAFLFSGDDVEKKVSVLSGGERNRLALAKLLLRPANLLLLDEPTNHLDIHSKQVLLDSLKKYNGTVVFVSHDRYFVDELATRVLEVGNRQVVSWFGNYGDFLRAKERQGDSSHSHDRVEQQQDKANAVVDKAERVQSHAERKEKQRVEKKRLKELAAVESEVAILEEKLAELETEMADPELYQNAERWKDVSLEHQQLKDKLDALYIRWEKLSLAESA, encoded by the coding sequence ATGCTTCAACTCAGAGGAATCATAAAGGACTTCGCCGATCGTCGAATCTTTGCCGGCATCGACTGGCACATCCGGCCACATGACCGGATCGGTCTGTGCGGTGATAACGGCGCCGGCAAGTCAACCCTGCTCAAGCTACTGTGCGGGCGGGTCGATACTGATGGCGGAATGGTGCAGGTGGCGAAGGGAACAACCTTCGGCTACCTGCCGCAGGAGGGGCTGCTCCACAAAGGTCAAAGCCTTTTTTCTGAGGCGCACTCCGCCTTGAGCGAGCTGTTGTCGATTCAGCAGGAGCTGCGTCATCTAGAAACGGCCATCTCCGAACGCAATGACAAGGACGATCTTGAACGCTATGCCGAGTTGCAGGAGATCTTCGAAAAGAGGGGCGGCTACACCATGGAATCGGAGGTCGGCAAGGTGCTCACCGGTCTCGGGTTCTCTTCCGCCGATTTCGAAAAGCCGTGTGAACAATTTTCCGGCGGCTGGCAGATGCGGATCGCCCTGGCGAAGCTGCTTTTACAGCGGCCAAACCTGTTGTTGCTCGATGAACCGACCAATCATCTCGATCTTCCGGCCCGTGACTGGCTCGAGGATTACCTTCTCGCCTATCCGCACGCGGTGGTTCTGGTGTCACATGATCGCTTCTTTCTCGACAAAGTGGTCGGCCGGATCGTTGAGGTCTGGAACGGTACTCTGACCGAATATCCCGGTAACTACAGCCGCTACCTGACTGCCCGCGATGAACGGATCAGGGCGTTGCGCGACGCCAAGAAGCAACAGGACGACGAGATCGCCAAAACCGAGGCGTTCATCAACCGCTTCCGCTACCAGGCCAACAAGGCATCTTTGGTTCAGAGTCGGGTCAAGAAGCTGGAGAAGATCGAGCGGATCGAGCTGCCGCCAGAGCGCAAAAGGATCGCATTCGATTTCCCGCCGCCGCCCAAGGGCGGCCGTATGGCGGTCGAGCTGAGTAAGGCCGGGCAGCGCTACGGCGATCTGCAGGTTCTTGAAGATGTCGATGTTCTGATTGAGCAGAACGAGCGGGTCGCTCTGGTCGGACCGAACGGCGCCGGCAAGTCAACCCTGATGCGGCTACTCGCGGGAATTGAGGCACCGGATCGGGGTGAGCGGAAGGAAGGGCACAATCTGCATCAGGCCTATTTTGCCCAGGACCAGGCGGAAGAGCTCAACCGGGATAACGATGTGCTTGCCGAAATCAGTGCCGATGCACCGTTCGCCATGGTGCCGAAACTACGCAATATCCTCGGCGCTTTTCTTTTTTCCGGTGACGATGTCGAAAAAAAGGTGTCGGTCCTTTCGGGTGGCGAGCGCAACCGGTTGGCGCTCGCCAAGCTGCTGTTGCGTCCGGCCAACCTGTTGCTGCTTGACGAACCGACCAACCATCTCGATATTCATTCGAAACAGGTTCTTCTCGATTCGCTGAAAAAATATAACGGGACTGTTGTGTTTGTTTCGCATGACCGGTATTTTGTTGATGAACTGGCAACCCGTGTGCTCGAGGTCGGCAACCGCCAGGTTGTCTCCTGGTTCGGCAACTACGGAGATTTTCTGCGCGCCAAGGAGCGGCAGGGCGACAGCAGTCACAGCCATGACCGGGTTGAGCAGCAACAGGACAAGGCGAACGCTGTAGTCGACAAGGCGGAACGGGTACAGTCTCACGCTGAGCGCAAGGAGAAACAGCGGGTTGAAAAAAAACGGCTAAAGGAACTGGCAGCGGTCGAGTCAGAGGTTGCGATACTGGAAGAAAAATTAGCCGAACTTGAAACCGAAATGGCTGATCCGGAGCTTTATCAGAACGCCGAACGCTGGAAAGACGTGTCGTTAGAGCACCAACAGCTGAAAGATAAGCTTGATGCTCTTTATATCCGCTGGGAAAAACTGAGCCTGGCGGAATCTGCCTGA
- a CDS encoding ribonuclease E produces MDRLAVKEAASINLWGVPRFTRKVQLNMSKKMLINATHSEENRVAIVEDGVLTELDIETAGSTENKGDIYKATVVRVESGLQAAFVDYGANRLGFLQIGELHPSLFPKKTQESGQRPRITEILKRGQELLVQIIREERGTKGAALTTNLSLPGRYMVLMPDSTTKGISRKVEDDTTRKKLKEAMATLKIPDNMGYIVRTAGIGQKVTELKRDYKYLSGIYKKIQQANKKEKAPALLFQESNVVIRSIREHFSTDMDEILIDDPDVFNEAKDFFKAIMPAQVKILKQHLERRPIFSRYQVEEQIETITSNKVPLPSGGSIVLDQTEALVAIDVNSGRMAGEHGIEATAYKSNMEAAAEIGRQLRLRDLGGLIVIDFIDMRDRKNNREVEKTLKNSLKNDKAKLSVGKISQFGLLEMSRQRLRPTLAEGSYQPCPNCGGSGRVKNAEAQAVAVLRQLHTTCAKGKIGKAIVTVPEEVGHYLLNVRREEILEMEKKLNISIHIIGNHDFHDERVELDIVKLDKDADNTESETPSHPKPDTEPKKSGDQNKNKPESNGGKKDDEKKDQQPRRRRPPRRKPSAAKNEAAQDDAPTEQQEKTPVTIPEAAAEKKDHPPRRRRPPRRRPNKDKPAEENKTDAKKDGNEPEKEKIVEKETPAEEVKSKPKRSFLESFMEPLLPKGNENNK; encoded by the coding sequence ATGGATCGTTTGGCAGTTAAAGAAGCTGCCAGCATAAATTTATGGGGTGTGCCGAGGTTCACCCGGAAAGTACAACTGAATATGAGCAAGAAAATGTTGATTAACGCCACCCACTCAGAGGAGAACCGGGTTGCTATCGTCGAGGACGGCGTTCTGACCGAACTCGACATCGAAACTGCAGGCAGTACAGAAAACAAGGGTGATATTTACAAGGCGACCGTGGTCCGGGTTGAATCGGGGCTGCAGGCCGCTTTCGTTGATTATGGGGCCAACCGTCTCGGCTTTCTGCAGATCGGCGAACTCCATCCGTCCCTTTTCCCGAAAAAAACCCAGGAATCCGGCCAGCGCCCCCGCATCACTGAAATTCTCAAACGGGGTCAGGAGTTGCTTGTCCAGATTATCCGGGAAGAGCGTGGCACCAAGGGTGCCGCCCTGACCACTAACCTCTCCCTTCCGGGCCGCTACATGGTCCTGATGCCGGACAGCACAACCAAGGGGATATCACGCAAGGTCGAAGACGACACCACCCGCAAGAAACTGAAAGAGGCGATGGCGACTTTAAAAATTCCGGACAATATGGGCTACATCGTTCGCACCGCCGGGATCGGCCAGAAAGTCACCGAACTCAAACGCGACTACAAGTACCTCTCCGGCATCTATAAAAAAATCCAACAGGCCAACAAAAAGGAGAAGGCACCGGCCCTCCTTTTCCAGGAATCGAATGTCGTCATCCGTTCGATCCGCGAGCATTTCAGCACCGACATGGATGAAATCCTGATTGATGATCCTGACGTATTCAATGAAGCAAAAGATTTCTTCAAGGCGATCATGCCGGCCCAGGTCAAGATCCTCAAGCAACACCTTGAACGGCGGCCGATCTTTTCACGCTACCAGGTCGAGGAGCAGATTGAAACGATCACCAGCAACAAGGTGCCACTGCCCTCCGGCGGCTCAATCGTACTCGACCAGACCGAAGCACTGGTCGCCATCGATGTCAACTCGGGACGGATGGCCGGTGAGCACGGGATCGAAGCGACCGCATACAAATCGAACATGGAAGCCGCTGCCGAAATCGGCCGGCAGCTTCGCCTGCGCGACCTCGGTGGCCTGATTGTTATCGATTTTATCGACATGCGCGATCGCAAAAACAATCGCGAGGTTGAAAAAACGCTGAAAAATTCCCTCAAGAACGACAAGGCGAAACTTTCGGTCGGCAAGATCAGCCAGTTCGGCCTTTTGGAGATGAGCCGCCAGCGGCTCCGTCCGACTCTGGCTGAAGGCTCTTACCAACCCTGCCCCAACTGCGGCGGCAGCGGCCGGGTCAAAAACGCCGAAGCCCAGGCGGTTGCCGTCCTCCGCCAGCTGCACACAACCTGCGCCAAGGGCAAGATCGGAAAAGCGATCGTAACCGTTCCGGAAGAAGTCGGTCATTACCTTCTTAATGTTCGCCGTGAAGAAATCCTGGAGATGGAAAAGAAACTTAATATTTCGATCCATATTATCGGCAATCATGACTTCCATGATGAACGGGTTGAACTCGACATCGTCAAACTGGACAAAGATGCCGACAACACTGAGAGCGAGACGCCGTCCCATCCGAAACCGGATACTGAGCCGAAAAAGTCGGGAGACCAGAACAAAAACAAGCCTGAATCGAACGGTGGCAAGAAGGACGACGAGAAAAAGGATCAACAACCAAGACGGCGCCGGCCGCCGCGGCGCAAACCGTCCGCTGCAAAAAATGAGGCAGCACAGGACGATGCGCCGACAGAACAGCAAGAAAAGACACCCGTGACCATACCCGAAGCAGCTGCCGAGAAAAAGGATCATCCGCCGCGGCGCCGACGGCCGCCCCGGCGTCGGCCAAATAAAGACAAGCCGGCGGAGGAGAATAAAACAGATGCCAAGAAAGACGGCAATGAGCCGGAAAAAGAAAAAATAGTAGAGAAAGAGACCCCGGCGGAGGAAGTTAAATCGAAACCAAAACGATCATTCCTTGAGTCCTTTATGGAGCCACTTTTGCCCAAGGGCAATGAGAACAATAAATAG